DNA from Brassica napus cultivar Da-Ae chromosome C4, Da-Ae, whole genome shotgun sequence:
TCATCAAGATACAGGTACATAACCTTTTGAACTGGAAAAAAGTTCGGTTCAGTATTCGGCTActtcagtttttaatttttttatagaaactaACCGAAGTTTTTGGTTTcgattattttggttaaaaattCGGATAATTTCCGGTAGTTCAGTTAAATTTTTTGGTTTAGTAGGTTAGTTCGGTTCGAAATTTGGTTaacaattattttcttttttgaaaagaaaacaaatctgcGGAattgaaccgaactaaccaaaattttggtttggttcggttcggcgAGTTCGGTTCAGTTAAAAATCGCAGCCTAAACCAAACCAATGATCTTGATTCGTTTTAGTTGTGATAATGAAATGCTTAACGGTTCAAAACTGGCAACGTGCAGGCTCATGTAAGAGGTTATCAGGTAAGGAAAAACTACAGGAAGATAATTTGGTCAGTGGGGATACTAGAGAAGGTGATATTGCGTTGGAGAAGGAAAGGAGCTGGTTTGCGTGGGTTTAAGTCAGACGCACTTGTTACCAAAATGCAAGATGGaacagagaaagaagaagatgatgatttctTCAAGCAAGGTAGAAAGCAAACAGAGGAAAGGCTTGAAAAGGCTCTTGCAAGAGTTAAGTCAATGGTTCAGTATCCTGAAGCTAGAGATCAATACCGTAGGTTACTAAATGTGGTCAACGACATCCAAGAAAGCAAGGTAATGACAGTTAAATAAACTGATCTCATCATTGGTATTTTTGGTTTTGAGCATAATCTTTGTGTAATGAAAACTTGATCTTTTGGTTTAGGTTGAAAAGGCTCTTGCAAATTCAGAAGAAGCAACTTGTTTTGATGATGATCTGATAGATATTGAGGCGTTGTTGGGAGATGATGACACTTTGATGATGCCTATGTCCTCAACTTTGTGGAACGCTTGAAACCACTCTCAAGCCTATTATGTGAGATATTGTCATAGTTATGGACTTCATTAGACTTGTAAATTCTTATGTAATCCACTCTTTTATCATGTTATGTAACTGCATTCATTATCactctaatttatatatttaacgaAATGAACATAAATCAACTTATAACCAAATAGTGTAACCTCGTCATTAAACTCTACATGGTCGAGACGGCTTCCGATATGAACCACAACCGTAAAGAGAGAGTATTCAGTGTCCACATATTCTTACAGTGTGTTGCTGAGTTTCAGTTCTAGTGGGAAGACTACTCTGTAAAATAGCTTCTTGTGTAACTAAGATGTGTGGTGGTTTCTtgatctccagcttcttctgcGCTTCTTGTAAACTGCACAGTTAGCATAGTATGAAACTGAAACTTTGAAGGTAGCACTAAGTACTACTAATTAGAAGGAGACCTCCTTTTAAACAATTCCATGTAGGCTTCTGTTGTATAAATACAGGTAATAGTGGTAAATGCAAGGCCAATACTTAAGAAAAAGGGAGATTCAGCATTTTTAAATGCAGCAGTTGTCACAAAAGAATTTGTCTTCAGCGTGCAGATTTTCTGTGGAGCTGAAGTTTCTTAAAGATCTCTTTTCATTTACAGTCCTGCCATTAGTTACAGACACATCCATTTAACCTTTAAGAACTGATATGCATGGTTCTCTACGGAATAATTACTCagaaaatatacttttttattGTCAAAAATCCATTTCAAGAAGATCAAAATGCTCAGTACAACATTCATTTTTAAGCTTTCTCTTAATACATGAgagatatttatataaaaaagaaagaaatatatgttggatattgCCAAGTGGCTGGACTAACGCTTATCTTCTAAGTTTCTCCCTTTTTCAAGTCATTTTTTAATCTTCCTACATTTGTTTTAGGGAAATTAGGTTCAATaacaccatatatatatatatatatatataattcagtatctaacaaaaaaaacttttctatctcttccttttccttcctatctctctcttctccctctctttaaaaatttaatttttttgttgaaattccTTTTGGTCCGACAGTTTGTCTAactaaatgtttattaatacttCTACACCAGTATGTTGGGATTCTTGAAGCCCATGTCCAAATCTATATTATCTGATTATTACGATATTATCCACTTTAGGTCTTAGAGGCTGATCcgcatgtatttatttttagtttccttcccaaaaggcttcatactattagagttggacatctctttatatattagacactctttgtctaattctccaatgtgagacttagtttgttatctcaCATTATCTCCctcaaactaaggatcacattcatcTTGTGTTCCACAAGTGACTTCCAGAATCTTTTGACTTGATCTCTGCCACACACCTCTCATTCCTAACTCATAGGATACCATTCATCTCTCGAAAGGTATATTGGTGTTTTGCAGATTTCTCGtcaaccgctctgataccaattgttgggattgttGAAGCttatgtccaactctatattatctGATTAGTACGATGTTGTCCACTTTGGACCTTAGAGGCTgacccgcatggatttacttttagTTTCCTTTCCAAAAGGCCTCATACTATTAGAGTtgaacatctctttatatattagacactctttgtctaattctccaatgtggaacttagtttgttatctcaCACAGCAGGTCCAAGTTTCAATTCCCGGAGAAAGcagtttattaaaataattatgcaGACTACCGAGTAAAAGCTTACAaaggatcttcaacatggtggtCAAGCGtagatcttcataggacggctctgGTGATGCAGTTAGACGTAGATCCTAATAAGACATGTAGTATTGtcgttgtcgaatcgtctatgtaatatttctcataattgtaatatcctAATAAATCagtgtttaaaaaaatctaatttttgttgaaaaaatctaattttcttttttttttgttattccacaaatagacctttttagtattattttttggtaaaaaaatggTTTCACCTATTTACCGGGAACCCAAACATTGTAAATAATATTTCCCAACGTGAATTAAACTTAAGTGGCGGTAATTACAGCCGCAACTCCTCTACCACTGGACCAATTCAACGTTAGTCCCTTTTTATTGTTATGTTATATGAAACGAACAAACTTTTTTAGCTCACGTCTAAGAGTATGTAGTTGGCTTATATAGATTTatcattaacttttttttaagcTCACGACGAACAAACACCAATCTAGAAagtagtaatttttttaattaataaaattaattagggTTATATAGATTTATCATGAACTTTTTTTAACCGCAAGaactttattaattaaattgtaaaacgtgaatacaaatattaaatcaaCCAAATAGGAGGAATATCAAAGAATATGTATGAAATATTATGATGAAATATTATGATCACTAGTTTGTTTTGCCAGAACATCTGCTGCTTGATTCTTCTCGCGATTCACATACTCCAATGAACACTCTGGTAGCAAAACCATCCAATACTGTATATCACATAAGTAATTCCCCAAATCAATATGTTCATTCACTTGATTAATAATAAGTCAGAGTTCTTGATTATCCCCTTCAAACCATACTCTTCTCCAACCACGAACCCATATCTGTTGCAGAGCAAAAAGAAAACTCATGGCCTCACCTATAAGGGATGATTGAACTTTTCTAATTTGAGCATTTCCGGCTCCCAAAAAGCTCCATTATGATCTCTTAATATCCATCCAATCCCATCAACCATGCTATTAGAGCCAGAGCTATAATCAAAGTTGCACTTTACCCAATTACAAGGGGAAGGTTACCATTTCGATGATTTAGCACCGTACCCTCTTCTTTGCTGTCCAGTTTGATAACATTCCTATACCATTCAATGTTCGAATTCATTGCTCTTTTAACGTCTTCACTAGGATGAACATTTCTTTTATTGAAAATGAATTCATTCCTTGacttccaaatcaaccacaaaatccagTATACTAATAATTTATTTAGCTCCAAATCCGGTAAAGACTCCATTATGCTAAAGAGAAGTTGAATATTATCTTCTAAGTTATTTGTAAATAGGTAGACTGAGGTAATACCTGAACATCTCCATATCTCCATATAGATTTATCATTAACTTATACACTAAAAATTTCCTAAACtagataaatacaaatatatgtatttcttaattatatatatatattatttactttagGTCCTTCTATAGTGAAATATGCAAAATGGTCTTCTTCTACTTTTTGAAAGAATCACGAGAATGTTgttctttttttgtgtgttcatATTGCTTCGCTCAAAGTATTTGACAATTTAgaaattcaattcaattcaacgGTTTGATTTGTAAACATGTCTCGTGATCTTTTGGTATTGATTACAGGGAAGAAAGAGAAATATCTCATCCGTACATGCCTATATATATAACGTCATTAGCCGCACGTACTCATCAAACAAGAAGAGCTCAACAGATTCCAAGAAAGTTCTAACAAATTGTACCACATTTTACAATCACTGTCTTCTAATTAAATATGGTTTCCATGGAGGCTTTAGCGATGGCAGGAACCGATTATCAAGAATGGGGACTTAGTGTTGAGGAATGGGAGCTTCAAGAATCAGTAGTTCCGCCCCATTTGCTTGCAGATGATTCTGAaaaggacgaagaagaagattatCAAAATGAGGAtgatagagttttcgatggtgTAGAGGTTAAACAATCTCTTACTTGTGATATTCGAGCTTCGGTTGGGAAATTGATTGAAGAATCGATGTCACATATCATTGTTCACCTCAAGCTGCTTAAGTTCTTGAGACATCTTCTTGAGAACTTTTTGTTTAGCCATGTTcttgattttattttgtaactgttgtttttattttaacaaagaGTGAAATTATTGTAATATaagtatttatattcaatttttataaactGAATACATTCAAATAAAAGCTTAATTCTGTTTATATGGTTACATTTTTCTTTCATAAATCATAAAACTACGGGAGAGAAATAACCAAATCAAAATTATCCAACAGAAAtatcaaaactatttatatggTAAAGAagatatttacataaaaatattgaacCAGACCTAAACTGAAGCAAAACTTTGTGCAACTGAACTGAATATACAAATTAAGTAAAGTGAAGTTCGCCAAAAATGATtactttatatgtatatataaaatataactttgCACAACTGAGCTGAATTAAACAAACaaagattttaattttgtttcacaATAAGTGATATTCTTcctattcaaaataaatttaatgtcatttgAAATTTgtaaccaattacaaaatactgtgttttattttattggttgaacttcttaaatttaatgttatttttgtaatcgagataaattacattaaaaaattgtattattttaatttttgtggaAAAACCTTAAAAACCAATTAAAGTGATACATAGGGAGAATAttactattaattaaatatataccaaATACAATTGAATAAACTTAAAGTTTGTACTtcgtaaaatttattattaaaaaaattgttgcaACTTTTTACCAAAGCTGAAATTAATGTTAACTAAGCCAAACCAAAATTTCGAACTGATTTGAACTTGACCCATTTCCAAAAAGGCAATTCTCTAAAACaacatacaattttattttttgaaaaaacaacaTACAATTTTATTCATTACTTAAcattattagtttaattttttcataataaTACGCTCTCGAGATAATTAAACCATATAATAGAAATGAGGAAAAATCTTTTCACATAATAATTCATTTAGACTTTGgtccaacaacaaaaaaaaagtacataAAACTAAAAACGAAACTAACGATGTGTAATGAAACTTCCTCGAATGTAAGTATTTGAGTGGATGTGCAAACCGTAACTTCCGAATCATTCACGTTTAGTTCTTTCTATAAGAGAACAAAAGggatgtgttaaaaaaaaagagagaacaaaagGGGAAAAGTCTCGTTTTCATGTTCCATCTTTCAAGCAAAAGAACAAAAAGTGTTGTATGATCATATCAACTGAACTCACGAGAATCTGAACTAATTATAACGATACACCATGCATGACGTATGTATCCAATACGTACTATCTGGTGCTTGATACGTTGAATACTAATTTTGTgatcaatttaaaaataatctaaatcGAAAATCAATCTGACATCAACCAATATCCACTTTCATTACTCCCATAGTTTTTAGTAAAatctttagtcaaaaaaaaagtttttagtaaaagatatacttttttggtaaaagtgttaaataatatatataattttttatgagTATATTTCGTTAAcaagttataaaatataaaatcgagTTTTAGGGTCTACTGATGtcagtttttatatttatgaaaaaaatattcatatattgagATGGCTGGCTTTATTTGCCGCAAGCAAAGTTATATTTCTCTCTTATACCCAAATGCCAATTTTGAGTAAAGCTAAAcgttttggaaagaaaaaacCATACTTATAAATTCAGATAATATAAATAGTTGTTAGGTCTTGCGAAATCGACTATTCTCAAGTGTTAAGatcttgatttgtttttctGTTTAAACGTTGGTGAAAACGTGGTTGGTGACATATAGAAATCTGATTTAAGATGTGGCTAAGAGCATGTTTGGGTCCGAAGACTCAAAAGAAATGTTGTGAGTGTTATCTTAGATGAGATttcaatataaaactaattGGTGATATAATTGAATTGGttcatttatcttatatattagttaatatcTCTTTTAACTTTCGGATGTGGATCAAGTTAGAATGTAGGGATCGGGCTCTAATATCATATTAAGTtagaaaaatttcaaacctaAAACCAATCGATGATCACTTCATTATCTCATCTAATCTAATATATTAGTTAATGTTTCTTCCAACTTCTGACGTGGGAGACTATGTTTGTAATAGTGTCGAGCTTGTTATGAGTTGGTTTTGCTATATTAAATGAAGGTCTTTCTCAAAATAAATGTTAGTACGTACATAAACGTAGCAGTGAGAGCCTGGGAGGTTTATCTGGGGTTAAGCTTTTTCTTTGTAAAATTCTTTCTTTTTGAGTTAATGTTAAattgattcaaaagaaaatgctatttttacaatttttttggcAGAAAGAAACTTAATAAGTCTCATCTTGTAGCTAGCCACACTTGGAAACATCCATCATACTGTCTCTCCCATCATTCGAATTGTAGAAATCCTATTGCGAACTACCTTATCAATGCTCTTGACATACTTAAGCCACTTGCTGGTATCTCACCATGTCTTCGTTCGTTTCTCTCCTTCCACATGCTGTAGCCAGCTGAAATACATATCTCAAGAGAAATGTATGTTTTTCTGCTGCCTTGTGTCCTTGAGTAGTTGCACCACACCACtctttttcatatattatatttacagttaaacacaaaaataagCTTCAAGGATTTTGTTGACCAAAGTCGACTCCTTGTATGCTTGGCCGAGTAGCCGAGGCTTTTATAGTCGATCGTCGAGGCAAGTTCCGATTGGGCCGGGTGGGAAGCCCAACTGATAAACCTTGTCTTCTTACGCGAAAATGCAAATCGATGTTATGTGAACTTGGACTTGATATTCTTTTCTCCAAATGTTTCTTTAAACAAAATGTATTAGATTCCACAAGTTCATCCTTAAGCCTTTTGATTCTAACTTTTTCATCGGTCCATAATGCAAATAATACATTAACCAcctaaacattatatataaaaattatttatgtattatatgttttaacatataatgaaataaatatatatttaattaaaaattaataactattacatatctaattaaattgatgcgaacatataaatcaattttattaatccaaacaatattttttttatttgataagaTATAAAAGtacatttaaatgatattaacatacatttACGTATGTcttaaaattaacatttaaatGACATTAACatacatttaaataattaaataaataactaaaaacattttaaaaaaaattaattttttttttaatgttttcaaattatattttttctaatttaaacttttttataattttttcaaattttattttgaaattcggaaattatttttgaaactatgctttaaaaaaatttaacattttaaaattttaaaatgatatataaatatatatcttttaatattaataattaattaaaagactttttacttatataattttgtaaacatttgtattttttcataacaaaaattttaaaccatggatcacaaaatttgaatgtgagacttttaacagttttagtaatttatagtcgttttttaaaatttaaattataacatatacataaaaatctaattttttattatatagttaatgtggttgtttaacttattttatagtttaaaattaaacaattatgatataagatacattaaattttatcaaatctttattattcaaaatgattaattgccatatatattttagccatattagaaaattttgtaatttttatttaaggaaataataaaaaacattaataatgaatttatagttagttaataaaaaatttattatataaataaatggaccaacatatttttctaatgattctaagaatcatacTACTGATGACACGTAGTTACCAAAAGAAGTTGTAAcgtttttcaaataatatacatggattctcttttgttttgtccATAACCGTATCACATAACACTGCCAGAGTGTTGGCTGATGCCAGCAAGGTGACCATGTGGCAGACTTCAATCTTCTCTTCtatactttttttatatataaaaggtttatttGGGATAAATctacttttcaagaaaaaaaaggaagaaaatataAACTGAACCTTTTTTTTAAGGGAGAATTTGGTTGGTAGCCAAATTCTAaatgaaaattaagaaaatagcaTTGATTTTAACGTCATTAAGTAACTAGCTTTTGTCTCATATTTTACCTGGTTATACCTTCTTCGTTAGCAAATCTCCtgtgaaagaaagagagagtgcaTGTCACTTGAAGTTATGGATAAAAGTGAAGCATCACAATTTTCATCTCACGTAAATCAGTTACATCAAACATTTCTTTACCtcgtattaattaaaaaaaatttaataaaaagtatatttcATATCAGTCAAGTAGTATATGAATTTAACTCCTATATACTAAACTTTATCCTAACCTCATCCCAATCCCTAAACAcgaaacctaaaaccctaatcaataaaccataaacccaaatataaggcataaacccaaatataaactctaaatccaaatataaaccctaaactcacatataaaccttaaatccaaatagaatggaacaaaataaatatcataatatatattgatgaaattatgaaatgtctaTAATTCCATGGAATAAGTTAATGTTGACCCCAACCATACCACTTCACCTTCTATatactaaaacctaaaccctgatcactaaaccataaatccacatataaatcctaaacccaaatatcaacttaaaaaaattacaaactatatttctaaacaaaatagaACACTCT
Protein-coding regions in this window:
- the LOC106374435 gene encoding uncharacterized protein LOC106374435; amino-acid sequence: MVSMEALAMAGTDYQEWGLSVEEWELQESVVPPHLLADDSEKDEEEDYQNEDDRVFDGVEVKQSLTCDIRASVGKLIEESMSHIIVHLKLLKFLRHLLENFLFSHVLDFIL